The Chiloscyllium punctatum isolate Juve2018m chromosome 42, sChiPun1.3, whole genome shotgun sequence genome includes a region encoding these proteins:
- the LOC140465540 gene encoding LOW QUALITY PROTEIN: gap junction delta-3 protein-like (The sequence of the model RefSeq protein was modified relative to this genomic sequence to represent the inferred CDS: deleted 1 base in 1 codon) has translation MGEWNFLSDLLDSIKSHSPLLGRIWLLLMVIFRILVLATVGSDIFEDEQEEFACNTLQPGCKQVCYNKAFPISPFRLWVFHIVILSIPTLIFVAYAMHLSSKGAKEERVRIVQKEGLAFEQPRIQKLYMIHVILRLIIEIGLIISQFLIFGFTIEPQFLCIGFPCPHTVDCFVSRPMEKTVFLMFYFVVGILSAVVSFVELVHVFRKLFYRRPLKACEQQNRSNSDYEKGRDSHIVQLIDKRGAISHKTSHSDMESTHKSKSLDSSNSARSSRSSTKKAPLHI, from the exons ATGGGAGAATGGAACTTCCTCAGCGATCTACTCGATTCCATCAAAAGCCACTCACCTTTGCTGGGTCGCATTTGGCTCCTGCTGATGGTGATTTTCCGAATTCTCGTCCTGGCCACGGTGGGCAGTGACATTTTTGAGGACGAGCAGGAGGAGTTTGCCTGCAACACACTGCAGCCAGGCTGCAAACAGGTCTGTTACAACAAGGCCTTTCCTATTTCACCATTCAGGCTCTGGGTGTTCCACATTGTGATTCTGTCTATCCCGACCCTGATATTTGTGGCCTATGCTATGCACCTGTCCTCGAAGGGTGCGAAGGAAGAGCGCGTTCGCATCGTCCAGAAGGAAGGGCTGGCTTTTGAGCAGCCAAGGATACAGAAATTATACATGATTCACGTGATTCTCCGTCTGATCATTGAGATTGGCCTCATCATTTCTCAGTTTTTAATATTCGGCTTTACAATCGAACCCCAGTTTCTCTGCATCGGTTTCCCATGTCCTCACACTGTAGACTGTTTTGTTTCCCGTCCTATGGAGAAGACCGTGTTTTTGATGTTCTACTTTGTAGTTGGCATTCTTTCTGCAGTTGTTAGCTTTGTAGAATTGGTCCACGTTTTTCGCAAACTG TTTTACAGGAGGCCACTGAAAGCCTGCGAGCAACAGAATCGGTCAAACAGTGACTATGAGAAAGGTAGGGACTCCCACATAGTGCAGTTAATAGACAAGAGAGGTGCAATCAGCCATAAAACCAGCCATTCTGATATGGAGTCCACTCATAAGAGCAAATCATTAGACAGCAGTAACAGTGCAAGATCCTCACGATCAAGTACAAAGAAAGCCCCTCTTCATATCTAA